From the Haladaptatus sp. DJG-WS-42 genome, the window GCGTCATCCCGTTCGAATCGCTTGGGCAGTCACCCATCCCCGTCTCTGACGTTGCCGCAGTGTACCTGGGTTCGGTTGGTGGGGTTGCCATCGTGTTCGCCGCGATTATCGCCGCGATTTCGAGTTCGAATTCGTCGATTCTCGCCGCCTCGCGCGTCGTTTACGCCATGGGCCGAGACGGTCTCGTGACCAACTGGATGAACGTGAGCCACGCGCGCTTCCGGACGCCCCACCGCGCCATTCTCGCGACCGGCGGGCTCACGGCTCTCCTCATACTGGTCGGCCTCAAAGTTGACGCTATCATCGCCCTCCTCGCTGAAGCGGCGAGTTTCAGCTTCCTCGTCTCCTACTCACTCGTTCACCTCGCGCTCATCGTCTTCCGGCGGGCCGACCCCGACGAGTACGACCCGTCGTTCAGGCTCCCCTTCCCGCTCTATCCGGTCGTTCCCATCCTCGGCGTGCTCCTCTCGTTCGTCGTCATCTCGCAGATGGCGCCCGTTATCATCCTCATCGGGTCAAGCATCGTCGCGCTTGGCGTGGTGTGGTATTTCGTCTACGCGAGAAGCCGCGTCGTGGGCGAGGGACTCATCGGCGAGGCACTCCGGCGCGCACCAGCCGAGGTGTACCGCGTTGTCGTTCCCGTCGCCAATCCAGCCACGCAACGCGGGCTTCTCAGACTCGCCGCCGCCAGCGCGCACGCGAACGACGAACAAGGGACGCCGGAACTCGTTGCGGTCAATGTCGTTCAGGTCGAACACCCCTCGCCGTTACAGAACGTTGAATCAGATCGCCTCGACCACCAACACGAACTGCTCGAAGCCGCCCACGAAATCGCCGCGACCGAAGACGTCCACCTCCGTACCCGGGCGATGGTCGCCCCCACCATCGACAAAGCGGTGCTCGACGTGCTCAAAGCCGAACGCGCAGACCACCTCCTCCTCGGCTGGGACGGGACGCTTGGCGATGCTGATTCGCTGTTCGGTCACACGCTCGATTCGATAATCAACGACGCCGACTGTCCCACGTCGCTCGTCACGCTCCGAACCGAGACGATTGGGTCGCCAGTGGCGCTCGTCGCACCCGGGCCGAACGCCCCGGTCGTCGCCAGACGCGCCGTGGAGTTTGCCTCCGTCGAAGGAACCACCCCAACCCTCCTGAACATCCAACCGCCACAGGCGGACGAAGCAGACGCGATTCAACGCGGCGAGACATTCATTGAAGAAGTCGCAGAACGTGCGGGGCTTGAACCCGATGAATACAACGTCGAGGTCATCGTCAGCGACGACGTCACTGCCGCGATTCTCGGCGCACTCGGCCGATTCGACACCATCTGTGTTGGCTTGTCTCAACGAACCGACGGTGCTCAGATTCCGTTCGGCACGATTACGCAACAGGTGGTCGAGCACGGCGTCGGAAACGTTGCGATGATACGCGGGTCGTGAACAACCGTGAGCGCTCCTTTAGCGGGAAAGTTCGAAAAACTCGCACGGCAATCTGCCGATGGCGGAGCTATTGATCTGCGTAGTGGCGAATGAGCCCACACTCCGGGCAGACTGCAACGAGGGTTTTGACCTTCTCTTTGACGCCGAGTCCGCCGAGAAAGCCCGGCTTTGGTTCGTTCGTGACGAGATAGAGTTTGAAGCCATCGTCGGTTCGCATCTCCATCTCTTCCATCGTGACCCCACAGTCAGGACACCGCCGAATGGTCGTCATATCCTCTGTAAAATGTTCGTTGCGTGCGATAAAGGCGATGCACCGCTCAAATTCTCACCAGACTTTATACTGTTGACAATTTAATCACATTATCGTGGATAAGACTGTGCTCGCTGTCGTATTGGTGCTCTTGGCCGGGTGTGGCGCCAGCCCTGTCGATACCGCAACCCAAACGACACCAACGCCAACCGAAATGGCGACGACTGAGACGCCGTCAGTCACTCCGTCTACGACGGTTGAATCCACCACGTCTCCCGCAACGACCACAGCCCAGCCGACGGCTCAACCAACCACCGAGGCTCCACCCATCAATCCGTGGAACAAGAACCCGGTGACAGTGGCCATCGAGAAACCAGAACAGGATTCCCGCAACTACACGCCGCTCGTCGAAGCGGCGCTCGACTACTGGGAGACCAACAGTACGCAGTACACGGCTGCTGAAGTTGAGTTCGAGATCGTCGAAAATTCGAGCGAGGTCGACGTGATACTCAGGATGAGCCCAACGATTCAGCGCTGTGGTTCACTCACCTCCGAAGACCTGCTCGGGTGTGCGCCACGATACTCACCCGAGAACGAACTCCCCTCGCCAACCGTCGTCTACATCGCCACTGGCTTCGTGAACGAGACGACCGTGAAAACCATCAAGCACGAACTCGGCCACACCCTCGGCTTGGGCCACGAGACGCCACCGGCGTTCATGACGGCGTACACCAACGCCACCTCCCTCTCGATTCCGAACGCGACTGAGCGACGAATCCCGTTCAACCAGGCCACCCTCACCGTGTTCGTCAACTACTCGAACGTGGACGACGGCATCGACTACGCCTACGAGACGAAGATCGAGCAAGCGCTTGACTACTACAACAACGGCGCAGAAGGAACGGAACCCGACCAGCTCGAGTTGGTCGTCGTGGACACCCGCGAAGAGGCGGACATCGTCATCAACGTGGGCGACGAGCGAACCGAACCCTACACCGACATCAGCGTGTTCGGCTACGACACAGACGACGACCCGGCGTTCGAATACTACTCAAATGCTACGATAACTGTGGCTGGGTACGACTCAGGCGACACCGGCTGGATTGTTGGGTACTACCTCGGCTATGCGCTTGGGGCCGAATCGAACGAGGAACTGCCTCGGCCGTTTAGAGACGGGGAGATTGACGACCCGAACTGGTGGGAGTACTGATGCTTCTGGGTACTTTCAGCGAAGATACATCCGTTGGCCGTTACCCACGCCAATACTGGGCTCTGTATAACTGCTTGAGAACGGAGGTGTGTCTGAGCAACGCGGGCAATTTGCCAACGAGCTAATAGCTGTATCTGACGTATCATCTGTGTAATGTCGTTGGCTGCGAAAAACCGAATCGTCGTTATCACCGGGGCGAATGAGGGCATTGGCTACCACATGCTCACATCACTCCTCGAAAGCGGCTACCGCGTTGCTGGGCTGGATATCAACGGCGAACACATCTTGTCACTTCAGAAAACTCACCCAGAGCAGGTTCGTTTCGTTGCGTGTGATGTGACCGCAGATGACGCGGTTGAAACAGCAATCGAGGAGATAATCGACGACTGGGGGCGCATTGATATTCTCGTCAATAACGCCGCGATATTCAATTTCGCGCCCTTTGAAGCCCAGTCGCTTGCCGACACGAAACGCGAATTCGAGGTGAACTACTTCGGCTACATTCGGATGATTCACGCCGTCTTGCCACACATGCGAGCCCGAAATGAGGGCATCATCCACAACGTGAGCTCCGGGGCGGGTCTCGTTGGCCATCCCGGACTCACTGGCTACGCTTCAACAAAGGGTGCAATCGAAGCACTTGTCCGGTCTCTGCGACTGGAACTGCAACATGAAAACGTCTCGTGTACGCTGATGCACCCACCGCTTTCGAACACTGAGTCGGCAGCGGAACTTGGATATCCAGAATCACTGTTAAGTGATCCCGCTGATGTGGGCCGGAAATTGGCTGCACAAATCGAATCGACTGATCAAGTAATAACCGCTGATTGGCAAACGAAAATCGGACTGTATCTCTCTCAACGCATCCCATACTTGGTGAAAAAGGGGACTGAGCGATTCGTCACCCCTGCAAAATAACTATGCCACTCATCGGTTGATTCGTTGCAAAACGGGCCGGGCGCGATTATGAACCCCAGTCGCTCACTGCGTTCGCTCCTTCGTTCAAATCGCTTGTAACCCGCACATAATTCAGCTGTTCAGAGCACACGCTACGCGGTGCTCAGAGGGTAATGAATTATGAGAAGCGGGCCGGGCGCGATTATGAACTACGCCGAGACGGTCGGCTCGCTCCGCTCGCCGCTGCGACTCGTCTACTTCAAATCGCTCGTAGCCGTTTTGCCACTCATCAGTTGATTCGTGGCAAAAACGGGCCGGGCGCGATTTGAACCCACTCGCTTCGCTCGCGGAAACCGCAACAGGCGACCCGGATGGAGAGGCTACAGGCTCTGCGATGGAGCAACATGCCCGAAAATACTTTGGAGCCTATCAGCCCACGAGACGCCTACGACTGGTATCTCGACGCACAGACCCAAGAGTACAGTACCAACACCATCTACGCCCACAAATCCCGACTGGGTCACTTCCTGCGCTGGTGTGACCAAACCGGGATTGACAACATGAACCAGATAGACGGCAGGAAGGTCGAGCGATACAAAACGTGGCGGCAGCGAGAAGGGGGGTTGAACAAAGTGAGCCTGCGTACCCAGACCTCAACGCTCAAAGTGTTCTTGAGCTGGTGTGCGAGCATCGACGCAGTTCACCCGCATGTCGCAGAGAACGTCCGGGTTCCCTCCGTCAGCAAACGAGAGAAGAAACGGACGAAGGACGCAGACCCAGAGCAGATACTGGCCGCCCTTGACTACCTGCGAAAGTTCCACTACGCGACTAACAAGCACGTAGCGCTCACCTTGCTCTGGGAAACCGCGATGCGAACAGGTGGGTTACACAGCCTCGACTTCGGGGACTACTACCCCCGGAAAGCGTACCTGAAGCTCAAGCACCGACCTGAGACAGGAACCACGCTCAAGAATGGAGAGTCAGGAGAGCGACCAGTTGCACTGAATGACCGGACGTGCAACCTGCTGGATGACTACCTTGAGAACACGCGGGAACCCACGCAGGACAAGTACGGACGAGACCCGCTCATCACCACGTCGTTCGGACGGGCCGCAAAGGGGACTATCCGAATGTGGACGTACAAGTACACCCAGCCATGTCGTATCGGGCTTGAGTGTCCGGGCGGACGCAACCCAGACGTGTGCGAAGCTCGGCAAGAACACGAACAATGTGCTACCTGCCCGTACAACTACCATCCGCACGCTCTCAGGGGCGCAAGCATCACCCACCACCTGAATGACGGGTGGCCCGTGAATAACCTCTCAGAGCGCGTGGACGCCTCTCCAGAGGTCATCAATGACCACTACGATGAACCGACGGATGGAGACCGTCTCGATAGACAGTGGCGGTTCATGGACGAACACAGCTGAATAGGAGCGAGATGTCCCCGAACTTCAGAATTTTATGCTGGAACTCATTCGTGCAATCCCTTATTCAACAGACATAGAACTAACAGGGGAGGTTCAATGGCATTCTCTCTAACAGATGCGCTTCATTCCCACTAACCAAGTAGGTCGCCTTAGATGAACTATCAGCATCTGTTTGGTTGGTACTATATGAGTAGGGGTGAGAAACCTTCACCACATGTCCATCGAGACTGTAACTAATGACTGATGCTCGTTTCTTAGAAGTGACTTCAGACGTGTCCCACGCTGTGAGACAGGATGCATTTTCTAACGTTGTTTCTAAATACGCTTCCTCCTGTGTCAGCGCAGTATTTTTTGCACTTTGGTTAGTTACCACAACACCCACGACCAGTACTCCAACGATTACCAATAAGACTGAAAAGAATGGGCGATTATTCATTGATACCCACATTATTGATATGCGAATAAGTACTTTCTGTAGACTGAAAATATCAATATAAAATATACGTTAGAGCCTCACAGCACAACATTTGCTATCTTCGAGCGTCCATGCTCCCGTTCCATTTTTTTGCTGGAAACGACTGAGAACAACAGACACAAACGTTCTATCGTGGTTAGCTTATATACTTGATTTAAACAAGAACTGTAGCCGAAAGTATGGCTCTGTCAGTACGCAGGAAGCCTCCGCTACAATCCACCGCACCACCCGAACTGGAAGTCAAGTAGGACTGAAGAATCCTCACAGGCCCACTCTCTCCCTTCGGTCGAGTTGGTGGGCGGCGCTTCCTGCGTACTACCAGACCGAAAATACGAGGTTTATCACCCTGTTCTTGGGAGGATACTCATCACTCAATAGAATGGTTTACCCTTTATATACCCCTCATCGTGCCGTCTGCTAGGCGTTCTCGTTCTTCGAATTGCAGGTACCGCATTGGGTCTGCCGAGTCAGGATTCCGGAAGTAATTCTCCAATTTTGCATATTCTCGTCTAATCTCCTTTTCAGACAGTCCAAGATTTTTCGCAACCTCCGAGAACAACTTATCTCGATTTTCAGGCTTCTGGTTGTAGTGATACGACCGTTCTGTTTCGTCCTGATGAACGATTACTGCACAGACACAGAAGGCAATCAGTTCGGCCCGTTGTCCCCACTCTCTGAGGTTCAAACTCAGGAATGAGTGTCTGACACTGGAAAGCTGGAACGTGGTCAATTCCAAATGTCCTGAGATTATTTCAATCAAGTGTAAATTGTTTTGATAGTTGTACCATTTCTTGTTCACCCAACCACCATTTTTCAGCCCCCGGTTGTAGAAGTCTAAATTCTTGAATTTGAAATAATCCTCTGTTGCCCCCTCAATGTCTTGATACCGAATGTGGGTCGCGTTGTTTGTGTCTGGCTCTTCAAGAGTTCTTAGAGGGGGACTGGGTTGAGCTACTCCGGAGTATCTGTGAGGATTTCTCTGGTACTGCTGCCAATCGACGGGGACAATCTCACCGTCATGGATAAATCGCTGGTTCGTAGTGAGCATAACTCTGCTGAGGAGACATCAATAGATAATCAATTTTGTGCTTGGTCAATCTTACTGGAATAACTGGTACACCTATACCAACGGTTCCAAAATCACCAAAAATCTTCGTGCCGACTAACGCTCCCCCTGAACGAGTATTTTCGCCCAATGTCACAACCGTTCTCGTTGTGGGGGTTCCTGCTGGCGGACAGGAACCGTAGACCCGTTAGAATCCTCCTGCTGTGAGAGGTTTCAATGAAGTATCGGATACAGGAGAAGGATGCAGCAACTCATCAGCCGAAAAGCCCATAGATTAGGCAACCAACTAACATGAAATGGTCACTGGGTGGCTGAGGGGTGGTGCTCTTCTCCTTGGGATAGCTTGTCTCGTCTTTGCCGGAATCGGTGTGTATGGGCTGGCAACAGCGCCACCCGCCGGAGCGAGCTATGCAATAGCAACGGTCGAACCAGTTGAGGACACACCTCCTGCGACGAAGGTCATCGCGTACAGTCAGCTCCCACCAGCGGCACAGGCGTCGTTTGATGGCGCTCAACAGGATAGGACGGTGGTTGCGGTCTATGAGTCAGAAGACCCGGAGGCGGTTCGGAGCATCCTTGCCCATCGCTACGTGCGGAAAGACGGGAAGGACTTTCAGTATTCAGTCATCCACGGCGACAACACGTACCCCCGGAGTCACACAGTGCTTGTCCTCACCCTCTCGGGGCTATCTGGACTGGTGTTGGTCAGCTACGGGCTCGAAAAGCGAGACGGTCTCAGGTTGTCGAGTTGATGTTCTCAGGAAGTGCGTGTGTGCATCACTTCTATCAACCGACATCCTGTTGGATACAGCCTCTTTAGGCGATAAGCTATTCGAGTCATCTGTTGAGCGGTTCAGCGAATTGGAACAGTGACATACGCTTATGCTGGTCGAAGTTGACTACAGATTATCGCAGGACTGTGGCCCAATCGATTCGGTAGGTGACGAACTCAATCGCCTAATCTCAGTTCAGTATTTAACTGACGGACTTCCGTCTGTTGGATACAATTCCTCACGAAGTGAAGCGGGCCGGGCGCGATTTGAACACGCGACCGTCTGATTAAGAGTCAGACGCTCTGCCTAACTGAGCTACCGGCCCACGCAAATTCACCTAACGGCGGTTGATTAATATAGGTTGTGTTTCGGCAGGCGGCCGTCACGTCGTCGCATGACACCACCTGAAGAACCACCGCCGATAGAGAGATTTCTGCTGGCGTGTAAGCCACGATACGTGGCGAACGACAGGGTGAAACAAGCCGAATGAGGGACAAAAGGTGGGCAATATAAGTATCGTCCGCGGGATAGTCCGATTACGATGAGTACAGGCATCACGATGGCTTCGATGTCGTCCTACGCGATTCTTGGCTGTGGTAGCGTCGGGCACGCCGTCGCAGAGGAGTTGGTGGATGAGGGGAAGGAGGTTCTCATCTTAGACCAAGACCCCGGACGCGTCGAGGCCCTGCGTGACCAGGATTTGAACGCGAAAACCGCAGACATTCGCGAAGAAGACGTCATCGCAGAGTTAGATGAGACGGACGTCATTTTGATTCTCTCTTCAGACGTGGCCGCAAACCGGGAAGCCGTAGAGAACATCCGCGAGCGCGGCGGCGAGCAGTTCATCGTCGTCCGTGCCTCAGACCCCGTTTCGGCGGATGAACTCACGAAAGCCGGTGCGGACGTTGTCATCAACCCGTCTTCTGTCATCGCGGATTCCGCCCTGCGCGCTCTCGAAAGCGGCGAACTCGAATACAAAGCCGAACAGCTCGCCGAAGTCATCGACGACACGGAGTCGAAGATGGCGATTATCACCCACGATAACCCCGGTCCCGACTCCATCGCGAGCGCGGTTGCCCTTCAGGCAATTGCGAGCGCCCGCGGCGTCGAAGCCGACATTCTTTATGATGGCGAAATTGGCCACCAAGAGAACAGAGCCTTCGTCAACCTGCTCGGCATCGACCTCGTCTCCCGTGACGGAGTCAACCTCGATGACTACGACACCATCGCGCTCGTAGACCACGCGAAAGCTGCGGAAAACGCGGTGGACGTCGAAGCCGACATTTTCATTGACCACTTCGAACCTGACCCTGAGTACGATGCAGCGTTCATGGACGTGCGCCCGAACGTCTCTTCGACCTCCACGATTCTCACGAAGTACGTCCAAGAGTTCGATTTAACGCTCGGCAAGGAAGTCGCCACGGCGCTGCTCTACGGGATTCGCGCTGAGACGCTCGATTTCAAGCGCGATACGACGCCCGCAGACCTGACCGCCGCGGCCTATCTCTATCCGTTTGCTGACCACGACACGCTCGAACAGGTCGAGTCGCCGAGCATGAGCCCCGAGACGCTCGACGTGCTTGCAGAAGCCATCCGGAATCGTGACGTGAAAGGCAGTCATCTCGTCTCGAACGCTGGCTTCATCCGCGACCGCGATGCCCTCACGCAAGCCGCCCAACACCTCCTCAACTTAGAGGGTATCACGACGACTGCGGTGTTCGCCTTGGACGACGACACCATCTACCTCGCTGCCCGGTCGAAGGACATCCGGCTGAACATCAGAAACGTCCTCCAAGATGCCTTTGGCGAACTCGGCGAGGCGACGGGTCACTCGACCGACGCCAACGTCTCGATTCCACTCGGCATCTTCACGGGTATCGAAACGACCGAAAGCAACCGTGACACCCTCCTCCAACTCGTTGAAGAAGCCGTCCGCAGAAAGCTCTTTCAGGCGATGGGGGTCGAAGGAGCCAGCAGTAGCAGTGAAAGCGGAAACGGAAATTAGGCCGCGATTTCGTCGTCTTCTTCTGGTTGGCGCAGACGTTCTACGACGTCGTTGATGAGCACCACGTCGCCCACAGCGCGTACCCAGCGGTACGGAATGATGACCCCACGGTGCCCTTCGAGCCGGTTTCGGAACAGGTCGGTGTTGAGCTGACTCAGCGCGAGCCCCGTCACAACCTCTTGGTCGAGATCGAGTCGAATATCCTCGACCTCACCCACGAACACCCCGTTGTTGGAGTAGACTTCGCGGCCGACAAGGCTCGTAATTTCTTGCGGCATTGCGTCCATACATTCGAGGTCTGTCCAAGGGGCCTTAACTCTTGGCTGAGCGTCTGACGCAGCGCCGACGCGGGTGTCAGGGTTGTATCAGTTCAATGGGGTGGAGCGGCGACTCGGTTCTGAACGCCGCCAACTGTTCTTGACACGACGTGCCGCTTGCGACAACCTGCGTGGCATCAGCAAACTCCTCGGCCAACTGTTCACCGACGTCCATGCTCACCTCGTAGTACTCTTCTTTGTAGCCAAAGCTCCCGGCCATCCCACAGCAGTCAGCAGACGAGGTTTGTACGTCGTAGCCGAGGTCAGCGAGGACGGCTTCCGTGTACGCTGCCAACCCGTGCGAGCGTTGCTGGCAGTGGCTGTGGTAGGCAAGTTCTGTTTCGGAACCTTCAGTGAGCGCAGACGCATCCGCGCCGTTTTCGAGCAGCCCGTACACGTACTCGAACACCTCGTAGCTCGCCCCCGAAATGCGCTCGAAGGAGGCGGGTTCGAGGAACTTCTCGTAATCGTCGCGGAACATCGTGAGATCGCTCGGTTCGATGACCACAATATCTCTCCCCGCGTCGATGTGCTCTGCCACCTGCCCGTAGACGGTTTTCGCCTGCGTGCGTGCGGTTTCGACCATTCCCTGTGACAACGGCGCGCGCCCGCTTTCTTCGAGATGCGGAATCTGCACCCGACAGTCGAGCGCTTCGAGCACGCGCACGGCGGCTTTCCCGCGCGCCGGATTCACGTAGTTCGTGTAGATGTCTGGATAGAGCACCACGTCGCGGTCGTACGCTGCCACCGGTTCGCGCTCGGCCATCCACTCACGGAGCGTCTCGCCTGCGAACTCGGGCAGGTCGCGGCGAGCGTCGATACCAGCGACCGATTCGAGCAGCCTTCGCGCCGGGCCAATCTTCCCCACCCAATTCGAGACGGGCGCGAAGCGACTGCCCAGTTTGAAAAGCGTGCCCGCGTTGCCGAACACACGTTTTTGCAGGTCGAGGGTTCCCGGTTCTTCGTCCGGCGTCAAGCCTTCGACGAGGAAGCCAAGTTCGTCCTGTGGTTTGCCGCGATTCACGCGGTCGCGAACCACCGTGTTCACCCACGGAATGTCGATTTTCACCGGGCAGGTCGGCACGCACTGTGAACACCC encodes:
- a CDS encoding amino acid permease; this translates as MSTGGGELERTLGFLEAMTLGGGTMIGAGIFILPGIAAELAGPASSVSYAIAGFVALLAALSLSELATGMPIAGGSYHYVNRALGGLFGAIVGWGMWTGLMFASAFYMVGFGQYLVAPIPFLDGRVFVIILGLIGLALLIGVNYYGTEESSSLQNVMILAETAIIVVFVAVGVFFIVPENLEPFAPTGPSGILATTGIVFISFLGFEIIATVAGEIKNPSRTIPLSMILSVVLVTFLYVLVMLVSTGVIPFESLGQSPIPVSDVAAVYLGSVGGVAIVFAAIIAAISSSNSSILAASRVVYAMGRDGLVTNWMNVSHARFRTPHRAILATGGLTALLILVGLKVDAIIALLAEAASFSFLVSYSLVHLALIVFRRADPDEYDPSFRLPFPLYPVVPILGVLLSFVVISQMAPVIILIGSSIVALGVVWYFVYARSRVVGEGLIGEALRRAPAEVYRVVVPVANPATQRGLLRLAAASAHANDEQGTPELVAVNVVQVEHPSPLQNVESDRLDHQHELLEAAHEIAATEDVHLRTRAMVAPTIDKAVLDVLKAERADHLLLGWDGTLGDADSLFGHTLDSIINDADCPTSLVTLRTETIGSPVALVAPGPNAPVVARRAVEFASVEGTTPTLLNIQPPQADEADAIQRGETFIEEVAERAGLEPDEYNVEVIVSDDVTAAILGALGRFDTICVGLSQRTDGAQIPFGTITQQVVEHGVGNVAMIRGS
- a CDS encoding SDR family NAD(P)-dependent oxidoreductase — encoded protein: MSLAAKNRIVVITGANEGIGYHMLTSLLESGYRVAGLDINGEHILSLQKTHPEQVRFVACDVTADDAVETAIEEIIDDWGRIDILVNNAAIFNFAPFEAQSLADTKREFEVNYFGYIRMIHAVLPHMRARNEGIIHNVSSGAGLVGHPGLTGYASTKGAIEALVRSLRLELQHENVSCTLMHPPLSNTESAAELGYPESLLSDPADVGRKLAAQIESTDQVITADWQTKIGLYLSQRIPYLVKKGTERFVTPAK
- a CDS encoding site-specific integrase — its product is MPENTLEPISPRDAYDWYLDAQTQEYSTNTIYAHKSRLGHFLRWCDQTGIDNMNQIDGRKVERYKTWRQREGGLNKVSLRTQTSTLKVFLSWCASIDAVHPHVAENVRVPSVSKREKKRTKDADPEQILAALDYLRKFHYATNKHVALTLLWETAMRTGGLHSLDFGDYYPRKAYLKLKHRPETGTTLKNGESGERPVALNDRTCNLLDDYLENTREPTQDKYGRDPLITTSFGRAAKGTIRMWTYKYTQPCRIGLECPGGRNPDVCEARQEHEQCATCPYNYHPHALRGASITHHLNDGWPVNNLSERVDASPEVINDHYDEPTDGDRLDRQWRFMDEHS
- a CDS encoding DHH family phosphoesterase, whose amino-acid sequence is MSTGITMASMSSYAILGCGSVGHAVAEELVDEGKEVLILDQDPGRVEALRDQDLNAKTADIREEDVIAELDETDVILILSSDVAANREAVENIRERGGEQFIVVRASDPVSADELTKAGADVVINPSSVIADSALRALESGELEYKAEQLAEVIDDTESKMAIITHDNPGPDSIASAVALQAIASARGVEADILYDGEIGHQENRAFVNLLGIDLVSRDGVNLDDYDTIALVDHAKAAENAVDVEADIFIDHFEPDPEYDAAFMDVRPNVSSTSTILTKYVQEFDLTLGKEVATALLYGIRAETLDFKRDTTPADLTAAAYLYPFADHDTLEQVESPSMSPETLDVLAEAIRNRDVKGSHLVSNAGFIRDRDALTQAAQHLLNLEGITTTAVFALDDDTIYLAARSKDIRLNIRNVLQDAFGELGEATGHSTDANVSIPLGIFTGIETTESNRDTLLQLVEEAVRRKLFQAMGVEGASSSSESGNGN
- a CDS encoding PRC-barrel domain-containing protein translates to MDAMPQEITSLVGREVYSNNGVFVGEVEDIRLDLDQEVVTGLALSQLNTDLFRNRLEGHRGVIIPYRWVRAVGDVVLINDVVERLRQPEEDDEIAA